A genomic region of Rheinheimera sp. MMS21-TC3 contains the following coding sequences:
- a CDS encoding flagellar protein MotY: MQRLLIIIALTGIFTATSVVSAPQLRQYSAEIENSVWQLSKNTPLECQLQHEIPRFGQAVFRSVASKGLNMAFELQMLRLPDNYALAEVLSIPPAWRAGEPSKAIANMQLLKQYNGELPKESAWTLLTELEHGFSPSFYFNDWYSPHDKVVAALNPVQFATQFTKFNQCISALLPYSFEDIAFTVLNYESGSDQLSRESSRRLQQIAEYLKYDNDIDYIEIQGYSDSYGGLWMNEQLSIKRAEKVKTFFVSVGLSADKVQVTGFGERRHIAPNQIAIERKKNRRVVLQLSKP; encoded by the coding sequence CAGTTGCGTCAATATTCTGCCGAAATTGAAAACTCTGTATGGCAATTGAGTAAAAATACGCCATTAGAATGTCAGTTGCAGCATGAGATCCCGCGCTTTGGGCAGGCTGTTTTTCGCAGCGTTGCGAGTAAAGGCCTTAATATGGCCTTTGAATTACAAATGTTACGCTTACCTGATAATTATGCCTTAGCTGAAGTATTGTCTATACCTCCAGCCTGGCGAGCGGGAGAGCCAAGTAAGGCCATTGCTAATATGCAATTATTAAAGCAGTACAATGGTGAGTTACCTAAAGAGTCGGCTTGGACCTTATTGACAGAACTTGAGCATGGTTTTAGTCCTAGCTTTTACTTTAATGACTGGTATAGCCCTCACGACAAAGTGGTAGCGGCACTGAATCCAGTACAGTTTGCTACTCAGTTTACAAAGTTTAATCAATGCATTTCGGCTTTATTACCTTACAGTTTTGAAGATATTGCTTTTACTGTCTTAAATTATGAATCAGGTAGCGATCAATTAAGCCGTGAGTCTAGTCGACGTTTACAGCAAATAGCAGAATACCTTAAGTATGATAATGATATCGACTATATTGAGATTCAGGGCTATAGCGATAGTTATGGTGGCCTTTGGATGAATGAGCAGCTATCGATTAAGCGGGCTGAAAAAGTTAAAACGTTTTTTGTATCGGTCGGATTAAGTGCAGATAAAGTACAAGTAACAGGATTTGGTGAGCGGCGGCACATTGCACCGAATCAAATTGCTATTGAGCGCAAAAAGAACCGCCGAGTTGTATTGCAGCTAAGTAAACCTTAG
- a CDS encoding response regulator encodes MRAAKVLLVDDIDYTRQLLRNNIMAIAKNATLNVDNFQFYNANSAASAMNIFSLQRPDIIFLDIELPDASGLDLLAKIKNVKPDCFVVMVSANSTLENVQLSIKSGAATFIVKPFTGDKILAAMRLFAKHDLILNN; translated from the coding sequence ATGCGAGCAGCTAAAGTTTTACTGGTTGATGATATTGATTATACAAGACAACTGTTGCGCAATAACATTATGGCAATAGCCAAAAATGCAACTCTTAATGTTGATAATTTTCAGTTTTATAATGCCAACTCAGCAGCTTCGGCAATGAATATTTTTAGCTTACAAAGGCCTGATATTATTTTCCTTGATATTGAGTTACCTGATGCGTCTGGCCTAGACTTACTAGCTAAAATTAAAAATGTAAAACCAGATTGCTTTGTAGTCATGGTCAGTGCAAACAGCACCTTAGAAAATGTCCAGCTAAGTATAAAGTCAGGGGCTGCGACTTTTATTGTTAAACCCTTTACTGGCGATAAAATCTTAGCGGCTATGCGCTTGTTTGCTAAACATGACTTAATACTGAATAACTAA
- a CDS encoding response regulator: MNTNKQILVAEDDDFLRLLLQTQCEELGVKVDTVENGEQLLTAALSYQYDIIITDIQMPICDGIEAMQLLRQLGYNRPIFAMSADPVTAEGFDDTLTKPVDNQHLANILLQTSSQKRIPLVIDDALTKLFYENLQQQETQFQQALAERNANLMRQICHKVKGGAASFGHAELTNAADKLQTLLQHKNLDNQLLLICQQFGQLLQQCGEANASS, encoded by the coding sequence ATGAACACTAACAAGCAGATCTTAGTTGCCGAAGATGACGATTTTTTACGCTTGTTGTTGCAGACACAATGTGAAGAGCTAGGTGTTAAGGTTGATACTGTAGAAAATGGTGAACAGCTTCTCACCGCAGCTCTCAGCTATCAGTATGATATTATTATTACTGATATCCAAATGCCTATTTGTGATGGTATTGAGGCAATGCAGTTACTTAGACAGCTGGGTTATAATCGACCTATTTTTGCTATGTCTGCCGATCCTGTTACTGCTGAGGGCTTTGATGACACCCTGACAAAACCTGTCGATAACCAGCACCTAGCTAACATTTTACTGCAAACATCATCACAAAAACGCATACCTTTAGTCATAGATGATGCGCTAACCAAGTTGTTTTATGAAAACTTGCAGCAACAAGAAACTCAATTTCAGCAAGCCCTAGCTGAACGAAATGCTAATCTTATGCGCCAAATTTGTCATAAAGTAAAAGGTGGAGCGGCAAGCTTTGGCCATGCCGAACTTACCAATGCTGCTGATAAACTACAAACCTTGCTACAACATAAAAACCTTGATAACCAACTTTTGTTAATCTGCCAGCAGTTTGGTCAGTTACTGCAACAGTGTGGAGAGGCTAATGCGAGCAGCTAA
- the mnmC gene encoding bifunctional tRNA (5-methylaminomethyl-2-thiouridine)(34)-methyltransferase MnmD/FAD-dependent 5-carboxymethylaminomethyl-2-thiouridine(34) oxidoreductase MnmC: protein MSQLSYANVHFNAAGIPYAEDFADAYCSDAGGLAETDYVFLQQNGLPQRWQSHTQAVFHIIETGFGTGANFLLTWLRFCQFKQQNPNASCQRLHFTSVEKYPLTPADLQQALAIHPELQPFAQQLIKQYPPCIAGCHRLVFDQGAVIVDLWFGDVSTVMPNLAAADAVFLDGFAPSKNPQMWQPSLFSALARLSHPNTTIATFTAAGSVKRGLEEAGFTVKKVKGFGRKREMITATIPTSAVNFTNTLNNNAPPTVTIIGGGIASLCTALALQQRNIAVHLICADHDVAMQASQNRQGVIYPNLPAEVSATSLLQVQAFLFARQFYQIWQQQGLDFKMDFCGMLHLATTARLEQRQAKLATFWPNTLVSNVTAEQATELAGLNLQQNAVYYPLAGWLNPKQFCQAALAFLQQQANFRFSNNSLVKTLEPNNNSWVVNCESKQFNSDYIVLATGSALASFTATKFLPMNIIRGQVSHISQQEMHPLKTVICHAGYITPQWQGLHSIGATFDRKAKVAAVKAADNCANLQQINEQLNSPTWLKGATVQGAAAAFRASLPDRWPIAGEIQPALFALGGLGARGIMFSPLLAEIIACQICAEPLPLTKEQFSSLDASRFTNKNK from the coding sequence ATGTCACAGCTTAGCTATGCCAACGTACATTTCAACGCAGCAGGCATCCCTTATGCTGAAGACTTTGCTGACGCTTACTGTTCAGATGCCGGAGGCTTAGCTGAAACAGATTATGTGTTTTTACAGCAAAACGGCTTACCGCAACGCTGGCAAAGTCATACGCAGGCAGTTTTTCATATTATTGAAACTGGTTTTGGCACTGGCGCTAATTTTTTACTCACTTGGTTACGCTTTTGCCAATTTAAACAACAAAATCCTAATGCAAGCTGTCAACGTTTGCATTTTACTAGTGTTGAAAAGTATCCACTTACGCCAGCTGATTTGCAACAAGCTTTGGCTATACACCCAGAATTACAGCCTTTCGCTCAACAGTTAATAAAGCAATATCCACCTTGCATCGCAGGTTGCCATCGCTTAGTGTTCGATCAAGGTGCTGTTATTGTCGATTTATGGTTTGGTGACGTTAGTACAGTTATGCCTAACTTAGCCGCTGCCGACGCTGTGTTCTTAGATGGTTTTGCTCCAAGTAAAAACCCACAAATGTGGCAACCAAGTTTATTCTCAGCCTTAGCTAGATTAAGCCACCCTAATACGACTATTGCTACTTTTACTGCAGCGGGTAGCGTTAAAAGAGGATTAGAAGAAGCGGGCTTTACGGTAAAGAAAGTAAAAGGCTTTGGCCGTAAGCGTGAAATGATTACGGCCACTATACCTACTAGCGCAGTTAACTTTACGAATACACTTAATAATAACGCCCCTCCAACAGTTACTATAATTGGCGGCGGTATAGCCTCTTTATGTACCGCTTTAGCTCTACAACAACGTAATATAGCAGTGCATCTTATTTGCGCTGATCACGATGTTGCCATGCAAGCTTCACAAAATAGGCAAGGGGTCATTTATCCAAACTTACCTGCAGAAGTTTCAGCAACCAGTTTACTTCAAGTCCAAGCATTTTTATTTGCAAGACAGTTTTATCAAATTTGGCAGCAGCAGGGGCTAGATTTTAAGATGGATTTTTGTGGTATGTTGCATCTTGCGACGACTGCAAGGCTAGAACAGCGACAAGCAAAGCTTGCTACCTTTTGGCCTAATACCTTAGTCAGCAATGTCACTGCTGAACAAGCTACAGAGTTAGCTGGGCTTAACCTGCAGCAAAATGCAGTTTATTACCCCTTAGCGGGTTGGTTAAACCCTAAGCAGTTTTGCCAAGCGGCTTTAGCTTTTTTGCAGCAACAAGCTAACTTTCGTTTTAGTAACAACTCTTTAGTAAAAACACTAGAACCTAACAATAATTCCTGGGTAGTTAACTGTGAAAGCAAACAGTTTAATAGTGATTATATTGTCCTGGCTACAGGTAGTGCCTTAGCCAGCTTTACAGCTACTAAGTTTTTACCCATGAACATTATTCGCGGTCAAGTGAGCCACATTAGCCAACAAGAAATGCACCCTTTAAAAACAGTGATCTGCCATGCAGGTTATATAACACCGCAGTGGCAAGGCTTACATTCAATAGGGGCAACTTTTGACCGTAAAGCTAAAGTTGCTGCTGTTAAAGCTGCAGATAACTGTGCAAACCTACAACAAATAAACGAGCAACTAAACTCACCTACTTGGCTTAAAGGTGCGACAGTGCAAGGCGCTGCAGCAGCATTTAGAGCTAGCTTACCAGACCGCTGGCCCATTGCAGGCGAGATCCAACCGGCATTATTTGCTTTAGGCGGCTTAGGTGCTCGAGGGATTATGTTCTCCCCCCTATTAGCTGAGATAATAGCTTGCCAAATTTGTGCAGAACCTCTACCGTTAACAAAAGAGCAGTTTTCTAGTTTAGATGCTTCAAGGTTCACTAATAAAAATAAGTAA
- the fabB gene encoding beta-ketoacyl-ACP synthase I — MKRAVITGMGIVSSIGNNKEEVLASLQAGRSGISFAQEFADLGLRSQVWGDIKINPAEHIDRKAYRFMGDAAAYAYIAMQEAIKDAGFTEEQISNPRIGLVAGSGGASSKVQVEAADILREKGVKRVGPYAVPKTMSSTCSACLATPFKIKGVNYSISSACATSAHCIGHAVELIQLGKQDVVFAGGGEEVHWTLAMEFDAMGALSTKFNDTPELASRTYDANRDGFVISGGGGMLVVEELEHALARGATIYAEVVGYGATSDGFDMVAPSGEGAVRCMEMAMHNVSAEVDYVNTHGTSTPVGDVKELAAIQQVFAGKSPAISATKAMTGHALGAAGVHEAIYSLLMMKHNFIAPSINITELDEAAAGLNIVTKAQPAELNTVMSNSFGFGGTNATLVMQRYKA, encoded by the coding sequence ATGAAAAGAGCCGTAATCACCGGTATGGGAATCGTTTCTAGTATAGGTAACAATAAAGAGGAAGTGTTAGCTTCATTGCAAGCTGGCCGTTCAGGGATTAGTTTTGCTCAAGAGTTTGCAGATTTAGGCTTACGTTCACAAGTTTGGGGTGACATTAAGATTAACCCTGCAGAGCATATAGATCGTAAAGCTTACCGATTTATGGGAGATGCCGCTGCATATGCCTATATTGCTATGCAAGAGGCGATTAAAGATGCAGGTTTTACTGAAGAGCAAATTTCTAACCCACGTATTGGCTTAGTTGCTGGTTCTGGTGGTGCATCTTCTAAAGTACAGGTTGAAGCAGCTGATATTTTACGGGAAAAAGGTGTTAAGCGAGTTGGCCCTTATGCTGTGCCAAAAACTATGTCTAGCACCTGCTCTGCTTGTTTAGCGACTCCGTTTAAAATTAAAGGCGTTAACTATTCAATTAGTTCTGCTTGTGCTACTAGTGCTCACTGTATTGGTCATGCTGTGGAGTTAATTCAGCTAGGTAAGCAAGATGTGGTATTTGCTGGTGGCGGTGAAGAAGTTCATTGGACTTTAGCCATGGAATTTGACGCTATGGGTGCTTTATCAACAAAGTTTAATGACACGCCAGAACTAGCTTCGCGTACTTACGATGCTAATCGTGATGGTTTTGTTATCAGTGGCGGTGGTGGTATGTTGGTAGTTGAAGAGCTAGAGCATGCCTTGGCTCGTGGCGCAACCATTTACGCTGAAGTAGTGGGTTACGGTGCAACTTCGGATGGTTTTGATATGGTAGCGCCAAGCGGTGAAGGTGCTGTGCGCTGTATGGAAATGGCAATGCATAATGTGTCTGCTGAAGTTGATTATGTAAATACTCATGGTACCAGTACACCAGTGGGAGATGTTAAAGAGTTAGCGGCAATCCAGCAGGTATTCGCAGGTAAATCACCAGCAATTAGTGCAACTAAAGCTATGACTGGTCACGCTTTAGGTGCAGCGGGTGTGCATGAGGCAATATATTCATTATTAATGATGAAGCATAACTTTATTGCGCCTTCAATTAATATTACAGAGTTAGATGAAGCTGCTGCCGGATTAAATATTGTTACTAAAGCTCAACCAGCAGAATTAAATACGGTTATGTCAAATAGCTTTGGTTTTGGTGGTACTAATGCCACTTTAGTGATGCAAAGATATAAGGCTTAA
- a CDS encoding PA3496 family putative envelope integrity protein, whose product MSELETAEFDSDDISDDAELLATLVPKDSKMQQKLEARRRIDELMEQKRLRSLLDDWDLDDDE is encoded by the coding sequence ATGTCAGAACTAGAAACAGCTGAATTTGATTCAGATGACATATCTGATGATGCTGAACTGCTTGCTACACTGGTGCCTAAAGACAGTAAAATGCAGCAAAAACTTGAAGCAAGACGGCGTATTGATGAACTAATGGAACAGAAGCGTTTACGTAGTTTGCTCGATGATTGGGATCTAGATGATGATGAATAA
- a CDS encoding glutathione peroxidase — translation MKNWILTAAVAVSFVASSALANQCGDILGHSMQQLKTRESIDLCQEYKGKTLLIVNTASKCGFTPQFDALEALYQKYKTAGLVVLGFPSDSFKQEYDDAEKTAEVCYLTYGVQFPMFASSKVRGDEANPVFKALINKTGKSPSWNFNKYLVSADEKSVKHFGSRTKPDNKKFITQLEEMLAEAKANTEQ, via the coding sequence ATGAAAAACTGGATACTAACGGCTGCTGTAGCGGTAAGCTTTGTGGCATCGTCAGCGTTAGCGAATCAATGTGGTGATATTTTAGGCCATTCCATGCAGCAATTAAAAACGCGCGAAAGTATTGATTTATGCCAAGAATATAAAGGTAAAACTTTACTCATTGTCAACACTGCTAGTAAGTGTGGTTTTACGCCGCAATTTGACGCCTTAGAAGCTTTGTATCAAAAATATAAAACAGCAGGATTAGTTGTTTTAGGTTTTCCTTCAGATAGCTTTAAGCAAGAATATGATGATGCAGAAAAAACAGCAGAAGTATGTTATTTAACTTACGGTGTACAATTTCCGATGTTTGCCAGCTCAAAAGTTAGGGGGGATGAGGCTAATCCAGTCTTTAAAGCCTTAATTAATAAAACAGGTAAATCTCCTTCTTGGAATTTTAATAAATATTTAGTGAGCGCCGATGAGAAAAGTGTTAAACACTTTGGGAGCAGGACTAAGCCAGATAATAAAAAGTTTATTACTCAGCTGGAAGAGATGTTAGCTGAGGCGAAAGCGAATACTGAGCAGTAA